A portion of the Aquila chrysaetos chrysaetos chromosome 4, bAquChr1.4, whole genome shotgun sequence genome contains these proteins:
- the MRPL36 gene encoding 39S ribosomal protein L36, mitochondrial yields the protein MLSLLTRVAGGSLRSLGRSPFSSLAPWWGAAVRRAPPLWCGAAAPRASLLALSPPPGLLLLPPPPVLFAGLKTKTSLKRRCKDCFIVRRRGRLYVLCKTNPRHKQRKL from the coding sequence ATGCTGTCCCTCCTGACCAGGGTCGCCGGCGGGTCGCTCCGCTCGCTGGGCCGCTCGCCCTTCTCTTCCCTGGCCCCGTGGTGGGGGGCGGCGGTGAGGCGGGCCCCGCCGCTGTGGTgcggggcggccgccccccgcgcctCGCTGCTCGCCCTCTCGCCGCCGCCcgggttgctgctgctgccgccgccgccggtccTCTTCGCGGGGCTGAAGACGAAAACCTCCTTGAAGAGGCGGTGCAAGGACTGCTTCATCgtccggcggcggggccggctcTACGTCCTCTGCAAGACCAACCCCCGGCACAAGCAGCGAAAGCTGtag